The proteins below come from a single Saccharophagus degradans 2-40 genomic window:
- the topA gene encoding type I DNA topoisomerase, whose protein sequence is MEKSLVIVESPAKAKTINKYLGNKFVVKSSVGHIRDLPTSGGAKSTVDPKERAKQAALTRKMSPEEKAIHREKKSREQLINRMGINPEKNWEARYEILPGKEKVVEELKKLAEEADTIYLATDLDREGEAIAWHLQETIGGDPDRYRRVVFNEITKTAIQKAFEKPSMLDLNRVNAQQARRFLDRVVGYMVSPLLWEKIARGLSAGRVQSVAVRLVAEREREIRAFIPEEYWDIAAQLDTPKGERAGFDVKKYQGNVFRPVNEKEAMEAVERLKASAFKVTSREDKPTQSKPTAPFITSTLQQAASTRLSFGVKKTMMMAQRLYEAGHITYMRTDSTNLSAEAVETCRGFILDTFGEKYLPEAPISYSSKEGAQEAHEAIRPSDVTRRPDSLTDMERDAQRLYTLIWNQFVACQMTPAQFTSSNIVVTASDYELRARGRVIRFDGFLRVMPAIAKKDEDKILPDVKVGETLNLHQLDPSQHFTKPTARYTEASLVKELEKQGIGRPSTYAAIISTIQDRGYVHVENRRFYADKMGDIVTERLTESFSDLMDYSFTAKMEESLDVVAEGKKDWLSLLNNFYDDFMQKLDAAKAADTGMRRNEPVETNIECTNCGRNMQIRTGTTGVFLGCSGYNLPPKERCKNTMNLVAGEEAVNIDEDDEAESKQLRQKRRCKICNTAMDSYLLDETRKLHICGNNPDCSGYEVEAGSFKIKGYEGPVIECDKCGQDMQLKSGRFGKYFGCTSESCSNTRKLLRNGEAAPPKMDPVKMPELKCEKVDDTYVLRDGASGIFLAASQFPKNRETRAPLVKELLPHKDEIDPKYDFLMKAPLQDNNGLDTIVRYSRKTKEQYVQTEVDGKATGWKAFYEGGKWVISDEQKPKKPAKKAATKTKAKPKAKAKAKKDE, encoded by the coding sequence ATGGAAAAGTCATTAGTAATTGTGGAATCGCCGGCCAAGGCTAAAACAATTAACAAGTATCTTGGCAATAAGTTCGTAGTGAAATCCAGCGTAGGCCATATACGCGATTTACCTACTAGCGGTGGAGCTAAGTCTACGGTTGATCCCAAAGAACGCGCTAAGCAAGCTGCGTTGACTAGAAAGATGTCGCCCGAAGAAAAAGCGATTCATCGAGAAAAGAAATCACGCGAACAACTTATAAACCGTATGGGAATTAACCCAGAAAAAAACTGGGAAGCCCGTTACGAGATTCTGCCTGGCAAAGAAAAAGTTGTAGAAGAACTAAAAAAACTGGCTGAAGAAGCCGACACCATCTACCTCGCAACGGATTTGGATCGCGAGGGAGAGGCCATTGCATGGCACTTGCAAGAAACTATTGGTGGTGACCCAGATCGCTACCGCCGAGTTGTGTTTAACGAAATTACCAAAACGGCTATCCAAAAAGCGTTTGAAAAACCCAGCATGCTCGACCTAAATCGAGTGAATGCACAGCAGGCGCGGCGCTTTTTAGATAGGGTTGTGGGTTACATGGTTTCCCCGTTGTTGTGGGAAAAAATTGCACGCGGCTTATCGGCCGGCCGAGTACAGTCTGTTGCTGTTCGATTAGTTGCCGAGCGCGAGCGAGAAATTCGAGCGTTTATTCCAGAAGAATATTGGGACATAGCCGCGCAGTTGGATACACCGAAGGGTGAGCGCGCTGGCTTCGATGTAAAAAAATATCAAGGTAATGTCTTCCGCCCAGTTAACGAAAAAGAAGCCATGGAGGCTGTTGAGCGCTTAAAAGCGAGCGCGTTTAAAGTTACCTCCCGCGAAGACAAACCCACACAATCTAAACCTACTGCCCCTTTTATTACTTCTACATTACAGCAGGCTGCATCCACTAGACTTAGTTTTGGTGTAAAAAAGACCATGATGATGGCGCAGCGTTTGTACGAAGCTGGGCATATCACATACATGCGTACCGACTCTACTAACTTAAGTGCAGAAGCGGTTGAAACCTGTAGAGGGTTTATTCTAGATACGTTTGGTGAAAAATATTTACCCGAAGCCCCCATTTCATACTCAAGCAAAGAGGGCGCGCAAGAGGCGCACGAAGCGATACGTCCATCGGATGTAACGCGTCGCCCAGATAGCCTGACAGACATGGAGCGCGATGCTCAGCGGCTTTATACGCTAATTTGGAACCAATTTGTTGCGTGCCAGATGACTCCGGCACAATTCACCAGCTCGAACATTGTGGTGACAGCCTCAGATTACGAATTGCGAGCCAGAGGCCGCGTTATTCGTTTCGATGGCTTTTTACGGGTAATGCCAGCCATTGCTAAAAAAGATGAAGATAAAATTTTACCCGACGTAAAAGTGGGTGAAACTCTTAATCTTCATCAGCTTGACCCAAGTCAGCATTTTACCAAGCCAACGGCGCGTTACACCGAAGCCAGCTTGGTAAAAGAGTTAGAAAAGCAGGGGATAGGTCGTCCATCCACATACGCGGCCATTATTTCTACCATTCAAGATCGCGGTTACGTACATGTTGAAAACCGTCGGTTCTATGCCGATAAAATGGGCGACATTGTTACCGAGCGCTTAACGGAAAGCTTTAGCGACCTAATGGATTACAGCTTTACCGCGAAAATGGAAGAGTCTCTAGACGTAGTGGCCGAAGGTAAAAAAGATTGGCTATCGCTGCTAAATAATTTTTACGACGACTTCATGCAGAAGTTGGACGCGGCTAAAGCGGCAGATACCGGCATGCGTCGCAACGAGCCAGTTGAAACCAATATTGAATGCACGAATTGCGGCCGCAACATGCAAATCCGCACTGGTACCACTGGTGTATTTTTGGGTTGCTCTGGCTACAACTTACCGCCCAAAGAACGCTGTAAGAACACCATGAACTTGGTGGCTGGCGAAGAAGCGGTAAACATTGACGAAGATGATGAGGCAGAATCCAAGCAGCTGCGTCAAAAACGCCGATGCAAAATTTGTAATACTGCAATGGATAGCTACTTACTGGATGAAACCAGAAAGCTGCACATTTGTGGTAATAACCCAGATTGTTCTGGCTACGAAGTAGAGGCCGGTAGCTTTAAAATTAAAGGTTACGAAGGCCCGGTTATTGAATGCGATAAGTGCGGCCAAGACATGCAGTTAAAGTCGGGTCGATTTGGTAAATACTTTGGCTGCACAAGCGAAAGCTGCAGCAATACTAGAAAGCTATTGCGTAACGGTGAAGCTGCGCCGCCCAAAATGGACCCAGTAAAAATGCCAGAGCTTAAATGCGAGAAGGTAGACGATACCTACGTATTGCGCGATGGTGCTTCGGGCATTTTCTTGGCTGCGAGTCAGTTTCCTAAAAACAGAGAAACGCGAGCGCCACTAGTAAAAGAGCTGTTGCCACACAAAGACGAAATAGACCCCAAGTACGACTTTTTGATGAAGGCACCACTGCAGGATAATAACGGCTTGGATACTATTGTTCGCTACAGCCGTAAAACCAAAGAGCAGTATGTGCAAACCGAAGTAGACGGTAAGGCCACAGGCTGGAAAGCGTTTTACGAGGGTGGTAAATGGGTGATTAGCGATGAGCAAAAACCTAAAAAACCCGCTAAAAAAGCAGCTACAAAAACGAAAGCTAAGCCGAAAGCAAAAGCCAAGGCTAAAAAAGACGAATAG
- a CDS encoding DUF6586 family protein, whose translation MSKALKLASMVNQQLAFAKSLWQQAESLGAGFNAHACKQAGIMQLCTGLCLYAKEIGLVEDETLPVSVNAILAKLLAMGDGVGADFRYEQLRDLARDDSSWLAHIAAIEPSLFEPKPVPAPADENIIAVSLGAQRETHWLNVELAILQGIRDQCAGLIRDQREVSSEY comes from the coding sequence ATGAGTAAAGCATTAAAACTGGCGAGCATGGTAAATCAGCAGCTCGCATTTGCTAAATCTCTGTGGCAGCAAGCAGAGAGTTTGGGCGCGGGTTTTAACGCGCACGCGTGTAAGCAGGCCGGTATCATGCAGTTGTGTACAGGGCTGTGCTTGTATGCAAAAGAGATTGGTTTAGTTGAGGATGAAACGCTGCCTGTGAGTGTAAACGCTATATTGGCTAAGCTATTGGCAATGGGAGATGGCGTAGGGGCAGACTTTAGGTATGAGCAGTTGCGCGATTTGGCGCGCGATGATTCTTCTTGGTTAGCCCATATTGCTGCAATAGAGCCTAGCTTATTTGAACCCAAGCCTGTTCCGGCTCCTGCGGATGAAAATATCATTGCGGTATCTTTGGGCGCGCAGCGCGAAACGCATTGGTTGAATGTTGAATTAGCTATATTGCAGGGTATACGTGACCAATGTGCAGGGTTAATTCGTGATCAGCGTGAAGTTTCATCGGAATACTAG